DNA from Leptospira mayottensis 200901116:
GTAAAAAAAGCGAGAAAAAGGAAGAAGTATTACCTCTTGAGGATCGGATCAAACTTGCCAAGATTGATTTGAGCGAATCAAGTTCCGGCCTTAAAGTTTTGGGTTCCGTTTCTTTTTTCAAGAAGGCGGAGGTTACTTCCAAAATTTTGGGGAGAATTCAACAATATTTCAAAGAAGAAGGGGATTCAGTTCTTACCGGAGATGTTCTTGCAAAAATGGAAACTTTGAATTTAGAAATTCAATTATCTAAGGATCAATCCAGTGTGGAAGTTCAAACCCGTCAAAGGGACCTGGCGTCCGCCAAACTACTCATCGCCAAACAAAGGGTGGATCGGGAATTGGCGAATATCGAAAAGGCAGAGGCAGACGTGAGGGACTCGAAAGAAATTCGGAATAATCTTTTGCGCAGCGCAGAAAACAAAAAAAAGCTAAACGAAGCCGGAGCTGTTTCTGAAACGGAATTGAAATCCGTGGAAACATCTTTGAACTCTGCCGAAATTTCACTTTTCAAAGCCGAAAAAAATCTCGCCAGTCTTAGAATGGGTTATAGACCGGAAGATTTAAATAAAGCGAATATTCAGATTCCGAAAACTAAGACAGGATTAAAGGATGCTTATATAAAATTAAATACTATGATTGAGAGCGCCGAATTGGACATGGCCGAGGCAAACCTTAAATCGACGCTTAAAAATATGGAATCCACACAACTTTTATTAAAGGAATCGAATATTAAAAGTCCATTATCAGGAATGGTTGCTTCCAGAATTAAGGAACAGGGAGAAGCGGTCAAGGAAGGGGAGGCTTTGTATATCATTGTCGACACTTCTAAAGTGATCTTGAAGTTTAACGTCGGTGAATCGGAACTGTGGAAACTGAAAAAGGATCAGAAAGCGAATTTTATCGTTGATGCTTATCCGGGGCAAAACTTTGAAGGAAGAGTTTATATCATCAGCCCAATCGTCGATCCGCAGAGTAGGACGGTGGAAGTAAAGGTTCTCGCTCAAAATGAAAAAAAACTTTTAAAGCCGGGTATGTTTACACGTGGTTACATCCTTCAAGAGGACGCTCGAAAAAAAACCTTTTTAATTCCGCTCAAAGCTCTCATTAAGAATAAGGAAGGCAAGAATGGAACCGTCTTTGTTGCAAACGAGGAAAATCGGTTGTTTGGCGTGGAAGTGGAAATCGTTAAAGAGGAAGGCGATTTTGCGGAAGTATTAGGAAATCTTGAATTAGGGCGATATATTGCGGTTTCCGATTTGAATGAACTCAAGGAAGGTCAAAAAGTCAAAGTTCCAAAGGAACAAACTTCCCATTCGATCGAAGAGAAATCTCATTGACAAGTGATGAGTATGCTGAATACGCTCGTTCCGGAAATGTTTCCCACTCCGTTTGGGATTGTGCAGATTTTGGCGTTTGGCTGTGTTAACACTGTAACCGAATATGAGTCTCCGTTTTTATAGGCCTTTGCAAATCGAAATACGCCGTTTAAATTGATCGTCAGTAAATCAGAATTGTTGTTCTGAATGATGACGCTACTAGATAAAGCTAGGCCAGTTATGGTCCCCCCAACATAGTAGGAATCGTTGTTTGGATTTTGATTTTGTCCGTTCTCCGCAGCGGTAACGATGGAAAGTAGTCTTGATTTAAAATCTTTTTCCCTCTGATCCTCATGATTCGTTTTTCCGCATCCTGAAACTGATAGATAGATTAACAGATAAAAAGTCTTTAAAAAGTGGTTCATTTTTCAATCAAGATATGTTTGGGTAAGAATTCTTTCGAACATTTTTCGAAACTCGTTTGGAAAATGTTACAAGGAGTCAGTGGACTGCATAACCCACATAAAATGTAATAGTTGGAAGTTGATCTTACACTTCTTAAAATAAAACAAAGAGAAACTCAACAGAACGCTTCCTAAGGGCGCGTTCTGGGCCTTTTGAAGTTAGCGGAGACTTTGGGGAACGTCTCAAAGGCGTGTAACGTTATGGGCTATTCCCGAGATAGCTTCTATCGTTTTCAAGAGCTATACGAGAAGGGAGGAGAACTCGCTCTCCAAGATCTGAGCAGACGTAAACCGAATTCTAAAAATCGTATCGAACCGGAAAAAGAAGAAGCGGTAAAGAAGATGGTGATCAACTTTCCCGCGTATGGTCAACAGAGATCATCGAATGAACTCAAGAAACAAGGGATCATCGTTGCCCTGCAACCGTTCGGAGTGTATGGGTTTGTCACGATTTGGAAACCTTCTCTAAAAGACTAAAGGCTTTAGAAGCGTTCATGGCCCAAGGCAATCCTCCCGTATTAACCGAATCACAAGTGCAAGCATTAGAAAAAAGAAAATTAGAGAAGCAGGTTGAAGGTGAGATAGAAACTAAAACATCCCGGATACTTGGGATGCCAAGATACGTATTACGTGGGCACAATCAAGGGCGTAGGAAGGATTTACCAACAGACCTTTATCGATTCCTATTCTAAAGTGGCGATGACAAAACTTTACGACAGGAAGAACGCTTTAGTAGCTGCTGATATGTTAAACGACAAAGTGATCCCCTGGTTCGAAGAAGAAGGACTTCGGTTGTTGAGGATTTTAACCGATAGAGGAACTAAAGTATTGTGGAAATAGGGAGCACCATGAATTCCAATTGTTCCTTGCTTTGGAAGATATAGATCATTCGAAAACAAAAGCAAGGCATCCTCAGTCCAACGATATTTGTGAAAGATTTCACAGAACCATTCAAGATGAATTCTATGCGATTGCTTTCAGAAAGAAGGTATACAATTCGATTGAAGATTTACAAAAGGATTTGGATCAGTGGATCGATTCGTATAACAAGGAACGTACGCATCAAGGCAAGTATTGTTTTTGTAAAACTCCGATACAGACTTTCCTTGACACGAAGGAATTAGCTAAGAATAAGTATCTCGACAACTTACAGTTTTCGTTATAAACGGGAACGGAGTGTAAGATCAACTTTAACTATTACAGTTAAAATTTATCAATTAATCTCTTTTCTGTTATACGGCGGTATGTTTTTTGCGTGGGATCAGTGTTTTGCGATAAAATTAACGTTACTCAATTTATAGAGATCAGTGGCGGGGATTTTTCCTGCAAATTCTCTAATAAAATACTCATTTTTTAAAAAAGCTCCAAATTTTCATTCTTTTGTGATTATTTTATTCCGATATATTCACAAAGGAAAATTAATACACCCAAATCGGAAAGGTCTACAAATGAATCTCATTCCTTTTAAAATCAAAAACTCGTATCACACTGCACT
Protein-coding regions in this window:
- a CDS encoding efflux RND transporter periplasmic adaptor subunit — protein: MFDPMKLGSYSYYRIFQKCAWIVILLFLFTDCKKSEKKEEVLPLEDRIKLAKIDLSESSSGLKVLGSVSFFKKAEVTSKILGRIQQYFKEEGDSVLTGDVLAKMETLNLEIQLSKDQSSVEVQTRQRDLASAKLLIAKQRVDRELANIEKAEADVRDSKEIRNNLLRSAENKKKLNEAGAVSETELKSVETSLNSAEISLFKAEKNLASLRMGYRPEDLNKANIQIPKTKTGLKDAYIKLNTMIESAELDMAEANLKSTLKNMESTQLLLKESNIKSPLSGMVASRIKEQGEAVKEGEALYIIVDTSKVILKFNVGESELWKLKKDQKANFIVDAYPGQNFEGRVYIISPIVDPQSRTVEVKVLAQNEKKLLKPGMFTRGYILQEDARKKTFLIPLKALIKNKEGKNGTVFVANEENRLFGVEVEIVKEEGDFAEVLGNLELGRYIAVSDLNELKEGQKVKVPKEQTSHSIEEKSH